AATTTAACGCCAGTGCTTCGCGCGATGCGGACGGGGATGTGCTCAAGTATCACTGGGACTTTGGGGACGGGCAATCGGCATCTGGGCCGGTGGCCAAGCACACTTACAAGGGGCCGGGTGAGTACATGGTGCGTCTGCTGCTGGATGACGGCCGGGGGACCCATGGCTCTATCAGCGAAGCCAATGTCAAGGTGATGGTCAACGCCCCGCCGGTCGCGGTGATCGATATTCGATAGGCAAGAAATCATGTGCGGAATTATAGGACTCATTCAAGCTAGAGAAGATTCGGTCCCTGCAGTAATGCAGGGACTGAATTTTCTGGAGTACCGGGGTTATGACTCTGCCGGATTGGCGGTTGTCGACACTGAGGGGAAGATCTCCTGCATTAAGCAGGTGGGGAAGACGGATTTTCTCAGGAAGCGGTTGGAGGAGTCCCCGCTCGCAGGCCCTTTGGCGTTGGGCCATACGCGTTGGGCCACGCACGGGGAGCCTTCGGAGCTCAATGCACACCCCCATCTCAGCGGGGACGGGCGTATTGCCGTGGTGCACAACGGCATCATCGAAAACTACGCAACCCTGCGCGAGTGGCTCGAGGGCTGCGGCCATCAGTTCATTTCCCAGACCGACACCGAGGTTATCGCCCACCTGATCCAACAACATTATCGCGGTGATTTGGTTCATGCCGTGCAGGAGTCTCTCAACCTGGTGGAAGGCGCTTATGCCATTGCCGTGCTTTGCTCGGATCACCCCTGGCAATTGGTGGGTGCGCGCAGCGGGAGCCCTTTGGTGGTAGGCATCGGGGACAACGGGGGCTTCAGCCTGGCTTCGGATGAGGGGGCTCTGCAGCACTTGGCTTCGAAAGTGGTCCATCTTCCGGAAAACAGCATTGTGTTGCTGACGCCTACGGAATACAAGACCGTTTCTTTGGCCAATCAGGCGGTGCAGGCCGAGGTCCGGGAGATCAGTGTCCGGCTTCATGAGATTGACAAGGGTGGCTATCCGCATTTCATGTTGAAAGAGATATACGAGCAGCCGGATACCTTGCGCAACGCCTTGCGCGGGCGCATCCTGGAGGATGCGGGCACAGCGCGTCTGGGCGGTTTGGATCCGGTGATTGAGAATCTGGACCGGATTAAGAAATTTGTTTTAGTCGGATGCGGGAGCTCCTGGCATGCGGCGCTGATCGGCGAGTACATGCTCGAGAATATCGCGGGCATCGAGGTGGAAGTGGATTATGCTTCGGAGCTGCGCTACCGGCGGTTCACTGTGGATCCCAACATCACGGCCATGATGATTGTGAGCCAGTCCGGGGAGACCGCCGACACCTTGGAGGTTATGCGCATGGCCAAGCAGCACGGGATGCTCACCTTGGGTATGTGCAACACCCCGGGCAGCTCGGTCAGCCGCGAAACCGATGCCGGGATTCACTTGCGCGCAGGCCGCGAGATCGGCGTGGCTTCCACAAAAACCTTTACATCCCAGGTGATCACCTTTAGTCTACTGAGCTTGCTTCTGGCCCGGCGCAAAGGGGAGATGAACGAGGAGCACGGGCAGCGTTTTGTGCAGGCCTTGAAGCATTTGCCCGGGCAAGTGGAAAAGGCGCTCGAATCCAATGACTTGATGAAGCGCATTGTGCACGAGAACCAGGAATACACCAACGTTATTTTCCTGGGCCGCGGATATAATTTCCCGGTGGCGCTGGAAGGGGCGCTCAAGCTCAAAGAGATTGCGTATGTGCACGCGGAAGGCTATCCGGCAGCTGAGATGAAGCACGGGCCCATTGCCCTGATTTATTCGAAGATGCCGAGCATTGTGATCGGGACCCAGCCCGAAGACGTGCTCTATCAGAAGATGCTTTCCAATATAGAGGAAATTCGCAGCCGCAAGGGGCGGGTGTGCGCTATTGCCAGCCGGGAGGACAAGAACCTTGAGGCTCTGGCAGAGGAAGTCTGCTATGTGCCGGAGACATACGCGTCTCTGAGCCCCATAGTGAACGTGATACCCTTACAGCTTTTGGCCTATCATGCAGCTGTATTGCGCGGATGCGATGTGGACCGGCCGCGCAACCTGGCCAAGAGCGTAACCGTGGAGTAGAAAAATGAAGAAAGGTAGCATGCCGGTGCCAGGCACCGGTGCCTGGCACCAGTGCCTGGCACGTGTTCTTGTCGGGATTGCCGTGGTTGTGGTTAGTACTTTTGGACTCTCTGCGCGCGCAGCCCATGCCGAAGACTTTGACGACGGCGGATGGAAGGGCAAGATCAAGGCCGGTGTCAACTATACCGATGGCACGGCGACCGCAACCGATGCCATGCTGCACGCCAAGGGTGCTTACAGTTGGGACAAGACCAAGCTGACCCTTGAGGGGGAAGTGCGTTACGGCAAGTCCAAAGGGGAAACGAACACGGATTACAAGAAGGCCTCGGCGCGCTATGATTGGGAGATTTCAAGAATCTCGTATCTATTTACCAATGTAGGGTTAATGAATGACCGGATCAATAATATCGACTTGAGAACCACGGTGGGCATCGGTGCGGGGCATCATCTGATCGCTGAACCCAAGCAGACTCTGGACGTGGAATACGGTCTCGAGGGTTCAAGGGACCAGATCAAGGACGAGAAAGACACCACAGACCTCTTTGCCAGAATCGCCGGTATCTATCATCTCAAGCTTTCGGACAGCGCTGATTTTTCGGAGACCTTGGAGATCTTTCCCGGCTTGAGCGATTTGAATGAGACTCGGGGGCGTTCTGAGACGACCTTAACCACAAAGATCACCGAGCGTGTATCCACAGAACTTCGCTTGGTTGTGGACTACGATAACGAGCCCGCAGTTACGGCCGAGAATATTGAAACGCGGGTCGACGCGTCGATCGGGTATTTGTTCTAAGGGTTTAGAGCGTGCCCGGCCCCGCGTCCGAAGGGTGGCGAGCACCAGAGTCCGTCATTGCGAGCTGTAGACCTCGTCATTGCGAGCGAAGCGAAGCAATCTTTGTCCGGGACACAGATCCTTCGTTTTGCTCAGGATGACACTACGCGCATCTAGAGCTGTTGCGACAATCGATTCTTGCAATTCTAATCGGCACACTATTCTGGAGCTCCGCTGCCATGGCTGAGACGCGCACTCCTGCTGTGGCCGGGCAATTCTACCCGGCCGATCCCAAGGAACTGACACAAATGATTGAGGGCCTCCTGGAGGATGTGAGCCCGCCGCTCACACCCTCAGAAGCGATCCGCGCGGTGGTGGTTCCTCACGCGGGCTACGTCTATTCGGGCGCAGTGGCGGCGCACAGCTTTACGCCGTTTCGTGGCCAATCCATTGACACCGTTGTATTGATAGGACCCTCGCACCGGATTCCTGTGAACGGGGCAGCGGTGTATCCTTCCGGCGCTTTCCGGACGCCTTTAGGCGATGTGCCGGTTGACGCGGCCTTTTCCGCGCGGCTGACCGAACTTTCCGGTTGGATACGGGCGGACAAAATCCCTCACGGGCCCGAGCACAGTCTGGAAGTCCAGCTTCCTTTTTTGCAGCGGGCGCTCAAGGGCGATTTTAAAATCGTGGCTGTGGTCAGCAACTCGCTTCCGCCCCAAGGCACGCAGGATGTGGGGCGGGCCCTGGCGCGGGCTATTTCCGAATATACGGAAGCGGGCCAAAAGACCTTGCTTGTGATCTCGACCGACCTGACGCACTATCCCTCGGAGGCGGATGCGCATGAGGTGGACGGCGCGGCGCTTAAAGCCATTGAGACCGGCGATCCGGCCGAGGTCCGGCGCTGCATTGATCAGTGGATGTCCACCGGGACCAAGAATCTTGCTTGTGTGATGTGCGGGGACGATGCGCTTTTGGTGGGCATGACTGCGGCAAAGGAATTGGGGGCCACGGATATCCAAGTGCTCAAATACGCGACCTCTGCGGATTCGCCTCATGGCGAAGCGGACCGGGTCGTGGGATATGCGTCCATTGTATTTCAGGAAGCAGGGGGTACGGAGCAGGCAGGGGAGCCTGCGCTTTCCGCCTTGATCGATTTCCTCAAATCCCATCCGGAGACAGAGCGGAAGCTCTTGAACTTGGCGCGGGCCGCGGTGGCCTCCCAGGCCAAAGGCGCCAGGACTCCGCCTCCGGATCCGGAGCTGGCTCAGGAGTTAGGCCCGTTGGCACAAACCTTGGTGCCGGTGTTTGTGACGCTCCGAAAGCAAGGCCGCTTGCGCGGGTGTATCGGCACCAGGGAAGGCCACATGTCCCTTTTGGACGGGGTGTCGCACTATGCTGTGCTGTCATCCTGCAGGGATTCCCGCTTCAGGCCCGTGGAGGCCTCCGAGCTTTCGCAGCTGGATGTGGAACTCTCCATTCTTTCCGGCAGCGTACCGGTTGAAAGCGCAGATGAAATCGAGCCGGGCGTGCACGGCGTGCGTGTGCAATCCAAGGATGGCCGGCGCTCGGGCGTGTTCCTGCCCCAGGTGTGGGAAGAGACCGGGTGGGACATGGAGGAATTTATGTCGGAGCTCTGTTCGCAAAAGGCGGGACTGCCTCCGGATGCGTGGAAGCGCGGCCAAGTCGATTTGTTTGTTTTCGAAGTCTACAAAATTGAATAGTCTATCTGGGGACACAATAGGAGACCCGATGAAAACTGAATTCAGAATAGCCAAGGACTCTATGGGCGAGATGCAGATCCCGGCCCACATGCTTTACGGCGCCTCGACCCAGCGGGCGGTGTTGAACTTTCCTGTGAGCGGACTGCGGTTGCAGCGCGGTTTCTTGGAAGCCTTGGGCGCCGTTAAGGAAGCCTCAGCCGTGGTGAATCGCGGTCTGGGCAAGCTGGATGCCAAGCGCAGCGCCGCCATTGTGAAAGCCTGCCGCGCGGTGTCCAAGGGCGAGTACGACGAACACTTTGTGGTGGATGTGTTCCAGACCGGTTCCGGGACTTCCACCAATATGAATGCCAATGAGGTGATTGCCACCTTGGCAAGCAAAGCTTTGCCGGCCGCTTCCAAAGTGCATCCGAATGACCACGTGAACATGGGGCAGTCTTCCAATGACGTGATTCCCACGGCCATGCATGTGGCCGCCGTGGCGGAAATCAACAGGATGTTGTTGCCGGCCTTGGAAGGCTTGCACAAGAGTCTCAAGGCTAAATCCAAGGATTTCGCGAAGATCCTCAAGAGCGGGCGCACTCACTTACAGGATGCGACGCCAGTAACTCTGGGCCAGGAATTCGGCGGCCACGCGCGGCAGATCGAGCTGGGCATTGCGCGCGTCAAGGCGGTGTTGCCGCACTTGCGCGAGCTGGCTATCGGCGGAACCGCGGTGGGCACGGGCCTCAACACGCATCCGGATTTTGCCAAAGGGGTTTGCGGGGAGCTCTCCAAACGCTACAACGAAAAGTTTGTGGAAGCCAAGGATCACTTTGAGGCCCAGGCTGCCAAGGATGCCTATGTGGAGGCGAGCGGGGCGCTCAAGACTTTGGCCGTGTCGCTTACCAAAATCTGTAATGATATCCGCTGGCTCAGCTCCGGGCCGCGCACCGCCTTCGGCGAGACTTCTATCCCTGCCACGCAGCCGGGGTCTTCCATTATGCCGGGCAAGATCAATCCGGTCATGCCCGAGGCCGTGTTAATGGTGGCGGCGCAGGTGATCGGCAATGATCTGACGATCAGCCTGGGAGCGGCGTCCGGGAATTTCGAGCTCAATGTGATGATGCCGGTCATGGCTTACAACATGCTGCAATCCATTGAGTGTTTGGCGAATTCCGTGGCGCTTTTGGACAAGCGCTGCGTGCAAGGGCTCGTGGCGAATGAGGAGACTTGCCGCGGCACCTTGGAGAAGAATCTTTCTTCATGCACGGCGCTGGCGCCCGCAGTGGGCTATGATACGGCGGCCGCGCTTTCCAAAGAGGCCTTGGCCACGGGCAAGACCATCCGCGAAATCGCCAAAGAAAAGAAAGTTTTGCCGGACAAGGAGATCGACCGCATCCTCGATCCCTCCAAAATGCTGCGGCCGAGATAGGGGAGGCATTCATGCTGGATCTGAGTAGTCTGCAGAAAGCGTTGGCGACTTTGGACGAGACCATTCAAAGAGCCACTGACAGCTCCTTAATGGGGGGGTTGGACAAAGTCACTCAAAATGCCGTCAGGGCCGGGGTGATCCAGCATTTTGAATTTACTTATGAGCTCTGTTGGAAATTTATCCAGCGTTGGATTCGTTTAAACCGCACGCCGGAAGATGCCGAGCCGCGCGCTCGAAAGGAGTTGTTTCGATTGGCTGCCGAGTACGGATTGATTGAAGACCCAGTTCCTTGGTTTGATTACGCAGAGGCGCGGAATCTTACTTCACACACCTATGATGAAGTGAAAGCAGAACGGGTATATGAGGCTTCTCTTCGATTCTTGCCTGATGCCCGGTACTTGCTGGAAAAACTCGAGCAAAACAATGGCTAAGCTGGAGGACGGGCATCTCGCGGAGATCAAACGGATACTGACCTCTCTTGTGCCCGAATATGAAGTTCGTATTTATGGTTCCAGGGTGAACGGGAGCGCACGGTCCTATTCGGATGTGGATTTGGCCGTGAAGGGCGACGGCCCATTGAATGCGGGCGTCCTGGAGAAGCTGAAAGACAGCTTTGCCGCCTCAGACCTGCCTATGCGAGTGGATGTGCTCGATTGGCATGACACCTCAGAAGCCTTCCAAAAGATTATTTCCCAGAATTGCGAAGTGATTCAGGAAGCTAAGCTGTCATCCTGAATGGGTGGCGTTATTGTCCCCGCCATAACTTGTGGCGGAGGAATCTATTCGTAAGGAACTATGTCCTTGCCCGCGCGTAAGAAAGCCTTCGCCTATATGTTCGCCGGTTCCCTGAGCTTTGCGCTTATGGGAGCCTTGGCGCGCGTAGCCACACAGCGCCTTCCGTTTTTGGAGGTTGTGTTCTTTCGCAGCCTGATCGGCCTGCTGATGATTGTGCCGGTCATTCACTACAAAGGCCAGTCGTTTCGCGGTCGGCATCCGGTGTTTCTCACGCTGCGTTCCTTTGCGGGCTTCGCCGCTCTCTGCCTGTACTTCCTGGCGCTTTCCGGCCTGCCGCTGGGCTTGGCCGTGATGCTCAATTACACCTCGCCCATCTTTACGGTGATCCTCGCAGCTATTTTTCTGAAAGAGCGGCTGACTCTTCCGGTGGGAGCGGCCGTGCTGGCGGCTTTTGCGGGGATCGGGCTATTGCTCAAACCCGGCGGGGATTGGGCGGGCTGGCTGCCGTGGGTGGCTGTGGCCAGCGGTTTGCTTGCAGCCGTGGCCTATGTGACGATCCGCTATTTAGGACGATTTGAAAGCCCGGGCACCATTATTTTTTACTTCTGCCTCTTTGCCACTCTGGCGAGTCTGCCGATGATGCTGGTGGCCGGTTTTGTTCTGCCAGATACAGGGCAGTGCTTGCTCTTGCTGGGCATTGGAGTTGTGGGCACGGTGGGGCAGATGGGCATGACCACGGCCTATGCCTATGCCGATGCCGGGCGGGTGAGCACCTGGTCTTATATCACACCGTTGACTGCGTTTCTGATCGGCGCGGGGGTTTGGCGAGAAATTCCGGACCTGTGGTCCGCCTTGGGGTCGCTCCTCATCATCGGCAGCGCCGTTTACCTTCTCCGCCGCGATTGATTTGGTGTCAGGCACCGGGAGAAATCCTAATCCTCGCCGAGAGCTTCCAAGTCAGCCAGGTCCTTCTTCCGGCCAAGGGCGCGCTTGTTGGCGATGAACTGATCTCTCCCGAGAATGAAGAGCTTCAGGCCCCCACACTCAGCTTGGGTTTTGCTATTCCACGCTTCTTCCCAGGAAACTCCGGTGATTGAGGTAATGAGGTCAACACGGACAGGAGGAACGCCGAGTTGCACCACGGTGTCAGGCTTACTGAAATCATCTGCAGAGAGTCCCAATGAGCCGAATCCAAACGCCTCGAGCGCAGTCATCAGTCTGTGCGCATTTTCGGAGCTGGACTCCACAAGAAGGTCCAAATCCCCTGTAAATCGTGGATAGCCATGGTGTGCCAGCGCGTATCCACCGCAAACCAAATAGGATACATTATGAACGTTTAATAACTCGAGCAACTCTTTGAAGTCTGGATGAAGTTCCATGGTGCTGTGAGCGGAAGGTTTCAACGGCCTGCAGCCGTTCGCTGACGCTGCGGCTGAGCCAGTACTCCCGGTCCCTTTTTAAGGAGCTTTTGTCGTTAAGTACGAGCTTGGAAATGATTCGTCGAATCATAGAGCTAACGTACCATCTCTGGGAGTGTTATGCCAGCCATCGTTTGGATTTGGTGTCAGGCACCGGTGCCTGGCACCAGTGCCTGGCACCGGGAGTACGGCGAGGGGGGGCGAGCCTGTCGAAGGGACGCAACTAGCTGAAATAAAATAAATTGCAGAATTGTATGCCGATAGTAATATATTCGCAATTTCCGCCAAACTGCCCTTGACTTGGACACAGGTCAAGGATATACTTTATACATCATATTAATAAGGGTTGTCTAGCCCACGGAGAGGCGTCAATTCCTCCAAAGATATGCTAGATTATGTGACAGCAGAGTTTTCCACACCGAAGCACTCTACCAGAGAGGTCAAAACATGAGTCAGTTACGCCGCCTAACAGCGCTTTTTGTAGCGCAAGTGTTCCTGCTTTCCAATATGGGCCTTGGCATGGCAGCCCCGACAACGCCGGCCCCGGAATCCGTCCCCTACCAACCCAAATCCCAGAGCCTGAAATCCATAAACGACCTGGTCATTCCGTCCACGGTCGGCCGGATCACCCAGCTCATTGAGGGCACAGGGGACAAGACCATTATTCATGTACAAGATTTGCACACGCACGCCGAGGCCCAGCTCAACGAGTCGGCCATCATTAAGTATTTAGTGGAAGAGTACGGTGTGGATCTGGTGTGCTCGGAAGGCGCGGACGGCTTTGTTCACCCGGGAATCCTGGCGGCATTTCCCCCGGAGCAGGCGGACCGCGAGCGCATTGCGCGCGCTTTTGTGGACAGCGGCGAACTCACCGGCGAAGAATACCTCTCAATGACCTCTCATCCGGAAGTCCTCATTTGGGGTGTGGAAGACGCCCAGCTCTACTCGCAGCAGTTCAATACCTACCGTGAGATGCTGGGCCCCGAGTACGAGCAAGCCAAAGGCAGCATTGCCAAGTTGATCTCCGCGCTTTCCGACCTCAAGCCTGGGATCTACGGCAGCATGATGAGCGAGCTCGACTCCCGCGCCGCGCAGTTCCAGGCCGGCCGGCTCAGCATGGTGGATTTTGCGCGGCATATGCTGGATGTGGCTGGCTCCAACAGTGTCCTTACTCTGGGCGAGCGCAATCTGGAAGCCCTGGTCAAGGCCAATGACATGGAGGCTGAACTCGATTTCGGCGCGGCCGAGGCCAATGTGCGCGAGTGGGTCGCTTATCTTTCCGGGCAGTACAGCGCGGCGGGCGACAACGAGGCCGCAGCCGGACTCCTGGCCAAGGGCGCGGCCCTTCGCGAAGGCACGCTCCAGGCCTATGATTATTACAGCTATTTGGTAGACGAAGCCGCCGGCTACGCCACAGAAGAAGCCCCGGCCACCGAGCCCCTTTCCCAGCTCATTGCGTATCTGGATCTGTCTTCGCGCATTGATCCGGCCCAGCTCTTTCCGGAGCTGCGCAGCCTGCGCGACAAACTGGTTTCCAACCTGGCCACCTCCGAAGAGGCCGGGCTCCATAAACTGATTCAGAACGCCGCCACCATCCAAAACTTCTTCAACGTGCGCACCAATAACCGCGACCTGGAGGCTTACAACGCAGACCGCGCGGCATACCGCAGCAGCGCCTTCCGCAGTTTTCTGGTAAACCACGGACAGGTTGTGGGCGTGGACGAGCTTCTTGCCTGGGACAAGCACATGATGGATCTCGAGAAGTTTTACCAGACCGCGCACGACCGCGACGATGCCTTTTTGCGCAACGCTCTGGACATCATGGACCGCACGCAGAAGAAGACCGCCATCCTGGTGACCGGCGGTTTTCACACGCAGGGCATGGTCGAGGATCTCAAAGCCCAGGGAATCAACGTGGCCGTGATTGCCCCGAATATCACCAAGCCCCACGATCATGAGCGGTATCAGGCCATGATTAAAGGGGAGCGCGTGCCGCTGGAGCAGATCGCCGCGCAGATCGAAGCCGGCCGGGATGAGGGCATGCGGCTGGGGTTGGCTTTTGGACAGGCCTTACGGACAGCAAACTTGAATGATCCTCGTAATATTATTGGCACAGCCATTCAATTCTATATTGACGAACAGGGCGGCTCAGTCGCAGAACTGGAAGACACGCTTCTTCCTGCGCTTTTGGATGCGACGGAGGTGACCATAGACGGTCAAACAGTTCAGGCCCCTGGGTACATCCTGAATCTTCTCACACAGCAAAATCTCAGTGGCACGGTCGCTGATCAAGTCGTGCAATTTCTCCAAAATCCAGATGAGCAGCAAGAGATACTAAATTTCGCGAGGACGCTTGGCACCTCAGACGACGACATCGACACAGCGGGATATGTATTCCGTAATGACCCCCGGCTTTGGACTGGCTATCCAACAGATCGTTTAGCGGAATTTACACAGCAGTTCAAAACCGATATTTGGGATGCGGGCTTGGCCGAGGGCCTTGTTAGATTATTCTCCGAACTTAACTCCTTGAATCTCGAGGGCATTACAGTGGAGCTGGTGAATTCCATCCCCTACGACGGCAATCAGAACATCCAGCGCGTGGCAAAAACCGTTAGCACTCCCAGCGGGACCGTTATTCAATTTAATGCCCAGGCAGTTTTGGTGACTTCTCCTGATGGGCCTCGAGTAATGAATTGGCAAGAATTTACCCAGATGCAGCCTCGGGCATTGGTGGCAGCCGTGGATGAATTGATGCATGGACTGGATGTTGTTTCTCGCGCGGTGGAGAGAGATGCGGAGAATGTCAATGCAACTGACAGAGATGTTTACTCTGAAGCTAAGGCTATCTGGCTGCAATCAAATGCCTTGGCAGAAGGTGAAACTACTCAGCTGGCCCGGATTACAGATCTGCAGAATCCGCTGGTTGTCGATGGGGTCACACCGTTTCTTAATCCTGGGAATTGGACCTTATCCGAAGCATTGGAAGTAAATGCTGTGCTGGATCGGAATTTGCAAGCTCCGGCCGTATTGGAAGAGTTTCTGGTTTCGGACGAGATGGTCAATGCGCGTAACTTCGAAGAGGCTTACCCATATATCTTAACCTTCATGGCAAACGAGAACTCCCCGTATCCAAATCTTAGGGATCGTGCCGCGACAATGCTTGCTGAGCTTGGCGGTGCGGACGCCGCCCAAGCCCTTGCCCGCACTGCTGTGGACGGGGTAATCAATAACTTCCGCATTGCTTGGAACAGGCAAGAGATTCCTGTTGATGTCGTTGATGCCATTTTGGGTCGGCCTTTGAATAATCCTTCCCAGGCCCTCGCAACTTACACCAACGTGCTTGCTTCCAATATTTCCATAACGCAGGTAGGGGTCAGCTCCAACGATTATGTGGAGGCTGTTGCCGTCGCGGAAGGAATTACTGGAACTATTGATCAGAAGCGCCGGCAAGTTGCCGGGCTTATCGCCTCTCGATTTTTGCAGGATCATCAAAGCGGCCAAGGATTTCCCGCATTACAA
The Candidatus Omnitrophota bacterium DNA segment above includes these coding regions:
- the amrB gene encoding AmmeMemoRadiSam system protein B; this encodes MAETRTPAVAGQFYPADPKELTQMIEGLLEDVSPPLTPSEAIRAVVVPHAGYVYSGAVAAHSFTPFRGQSIDTVVLIGPSHRIPVNGAAVYPSGAFRTPLGDVPVDAAFSARLTELSGWIRADKIPHGPEHSLEVQLPFLQRALKGDFKIVAVVSNSLPPQGTQDVGRALARAISEYTEAGQKTLLVISTDLTHYPSEADAHEVDGAALKAIETGDPAEVRRCIDQWMSTGTKNLACVMCGDDALLVGMTAAKELGATDIQVLKYATSADSPHGEADRVVGYASIVFQEAGGTEQAGEPALSALIDFLKSHPETERKLLNLARAAVASQAKGARTPPPDPELAQELGPLAQTLVPVFVTLRKQGRLRGCIGTREGHMSLLDGVSHYAVLSSCRDSRFRPVEASELSQLDVELSILSGSVPVESADEIEPGVHGVRVQSKDGRRSGVFLPQVWEETGWDMEEFMSELCSQKAGLPPDAWKRGQVDLFVFEVYKIE
- a CDS encoding class II fumarate hydratase, coding for MKTEFRIAKDSMGEMQIPAHMLYGASTQRAVLNFPVSGLRLQRGFLEALGAVKEASAVVNRGLGKLDAKRSAAIVKACRAVSKGEYDEHFVVDVFQTGSGTSTNMNANEVIATLASKALPAASKVHPNDHVNMGQSSNDVIPTAMHVAAVAEINRMLLPALEGLHKSLKAKSKDFAKILKSGRTHLQDATPVTLGQEFGGHARQIELGIARVKAVLPHLRELAIGGTAVGTGLNTHPDFAKGVCGELSKRYNEKFVEAKDHFEAQAAKDAYVEASGALKTLAVSLTKICNDIRWLSSGPRTAFGETSIPATQPGSSIMPGKINPVMPEAVLMVAAQVIGNDLTISLGAASGNFELNVMMPVMAYNMLQSIECLANSVALLDKRCVQGLVANEETCRGTLEKNLSSCTALAPAVGYDTAAALSKEALATGKTIREIAKEKKVLPDKEIDRILDPSKMLRPR
- a CDS encoding DMT family transporter, which translates into the protein MSLPARKKAFAYMFAGSLSFALMGALARVATQRLPFLEVVFFRSLIGLLMIVPVIHYKGQSFRGRHPVFLTLRSFAGFAALCLYFLALSGLPLGLAVMLNYTSPIFTVILAAIFLKERLTLPVGAAVLAAFAGIGLLLKPGGDWAGWLPWVAVASGLLAAVAYVTIRYLGRFESPGTIIFYFCLFATLASLPMMLVAGFVLPDTGQCLLLLGIGVVGTVGQMGMTTAYAYADAGRVSTWSYITPLTAFLIGAGVWREIPDLWSALGSLLIIGSAVYLLRRD
- a CDS encoding DUF481 domain-containing protein, whose product is MKKGSMPVPGTGAWHQCLARVLVGIAVVVVSTFGLSARAAHAEDFDDGGWKGKIKAGVNYTDGTATATDAMLHAKGAYSWDKTKLTLEGEVRYGKSKGETNTDYKKASARYDWEISRISYLFTNVGLMNDRINNIDLRTTVGIGAGHHLIAEPKQTLDVEYGLEGSRDQIKDEKDTTDLFARIAGIYHLKLSDSADFSETLEIFPGLSDLNETRGRSETTLTTKITERVSTELRLVVDYDNEPAVTAENIETRVDASIGYLF
- the glmS gene encoding glutamine--fructose-6-phosphate transaminase (isomerizing) → MCGIIGLIQAREDSVPAVMQGLNFLEYRGYDSAGLAVVDTEGKISCIKQVGKTDFLRKRLEESPLAGPLALGHTRWATHGEPSELNAHPHLSGDGRIAVVHNGIIENYATLREWLEGCGHQFISQTDTEVIAHLIQQHYRGDLVHAVQESLNLVEGAYAIAVLCSDHPWQLVGARSGSPLVVGIGDNGGFSLASDEGALQHLASKVVHLPENSIVLLTPTEYKTVSLANQAVQAEVREISVRLHEIDKGGYPHFMLKEIYEQPDTLRNALRGRILEDAGTARLGGLDPVIENLDRIKKFVLVGCGSSWHAALIGEYMLENIAGIEVEVDYASELRYRRFTVDPNITAMMIVSQSGETADTLEVMRMAKQHGMLTLGMCNTPGSSVSRETDAGIHLRAGREIGVASTKTFTSQVITFSLLSLLLARRKGEMNEEHGQRFVQALKHLPGQVEKALESNDLMKRIVHENQEYTNVIFLGRGYNFPVALEGALKLKEIAYVHAEGYPAAEMKHGPIALIYSKMPSIVIGTQPEDVLYQKMLSNIEEIRSRKGRVCAIASREDKNLEALAEEVCYVPETYASLSPIVNVIPLQLLAYHAAVLRGCDVDRPRNLAKSVTVE
- a CDS encoding nucleotidyltransferase substrate binding protein, giving the protein MLDLSSLQKALATLDETIQRATDSSLMGGLDKVTQNAVRAGVIQHFEFTYELCWKFIQRWIRLNRTPEDAEPRARKELFRLAAEYGLIEDPVPWFDYAEARNLTSHTYDEVKAERVYEASLRFLPDARYLLEKLEQNNG
- a CDS encoding nucleotidyltransferase domain-containing protein, which translates into the protein MAKLEDGHLAEIKRILTSLVPEYEVRIYGSRVNGSARSYSDVDLAVKGDGPLNAGVLEKLKDSFAASDLPMRVDVLDWHDTSEAFQKIISQNCEVIQEAKLSS
- a CDS encoding PKD domain-containing protein, whose amino-acid sequence is FNASASRDADGDVLKYHWDFGDGQSASGPVAKHTYKGPGEYMVRLLLDDGRGTHGSISEANVKVMVNAPPVAVIDIR